Proteins encoded within one genomic window of bacterium:
- a CDS encoding TonB-dependent receptor has product MRKWIAIALLLAVPFTAAFARATISGKIKDEATGESIPAVAVVVEGANRGTAANVEGFFSLPNLEDGEYTLVFTSLGYETLRRSITVRNGENQNIDVRMKDAALQFKEVEILAERDREPEYAPKVAQIDVNPRELLKLPQLAEPDLFRALQATAGILPSSDFSADLNIWGGSGDQNLILLNGINVYKPTHLGGLFSIFNMDAVKDVKLIKGGFGAKYGGRLSAVVDVADREGNRNKVEGKVGLSLLSSTGLLEGPLPHGSWLVAGRRTYIDAATKLFKSMDIIEDEFPYYFYDFNAKLTRDFANGDRLSPSGYWGDDILQLSSATGDRLRLKWGNRTFSLPYVHIFSPKLYSHTTVAGSKFYGRQRFETTDSWFEWNNEITDVTAETDFTYYANARNTLDFGAEAKFFDSFLEGVSSDYLVGHNDYKGNLLSVYVSDDYRLTDKWTISPGLRLEHYSINNSEELTPRLAARRDLAPGMYVSGAWGLYTQYLQQMRVGEDFASLFDSYVPLSERFGIARGQQFAVSFVDDSLGRFKVSGGAYYKNFQNIAQLDLFNAKDDGDTDLEDYVRMGKGYAYGMDFTIGGSFGAYDMSWGYGWGRSRRIYESFSSFEPIDNGLSFPAFFDRQHNTNIFMSRKVRNRGSLEARLNYQSGLPYTKPEGAYSPGLELPPHYFLQGRTNGERFDAYVRVDVAYRLKYEWNWCTFMPYIEIINVLGRKNPLTLSPDFTTNPVGIEKNGQLPFLPTFGFTAEF; this is encoded by the coding sequence ATGAGAAAGTGGATTGCAATCGCGCTGCTGTTAGCCGTACCGTTTACGGCAGCGTTCGCCCGGGCAACGATTTCGGGCAAGATTAAAGATGAAGCAACGGGGGAATCCATTCCTGCTGTGGCGGTTGTCGTGGAAGGCGCCAATCGCGGGACGGCAGCCAATGTGGAAGGGTTCTTCTCGCTCCCGAATCTGGAGGACGGAGAGTACACGTTAGTATTCACCTCGCTTGGTTATGAGACGCTGCGCCGGTCCATCACGGTACGAAACGGAGAAAATCAGAACATTGACGTCAGAATGAAGGATGCGGCTCTGCAATTCAAGGAAGTTGAGATTCTTGCAGAGCGGGACCGTGAACCGGAGTATGCGCCAAAGGTTGCACAGATTGATGTGAATCCGCGCGAGCTTTTGAAGCTGCCACAGCTTGCAGAACCGGATTTGTTCCGGGCACTTCAGGCGACGGCCGGAATTCTCCCATCGAGCGATTTCTCCGCAGATTTGAATATCTGGGGCGGTTCCGGCGACCAGAACTTAATCCTATTGAATGGCATCAACGTATACAAGCCGACGCATTTGGGCGGATTGTTCTCGATTTTCAACATGGATGCCGTCAAAGATGTGAAGCTGATTAAGGGTGGATTCGGCGCGAAGTACGGCGGCAGACTATCGGCTGTCGTCGATGTTGCAGACCGCGAAGGAAACCGGAACAAGGTCGAAGGCAAGGTCGGTCTGTCGTTGTTGTCGTCGACAGGTTTGCTGGAAGGGCCGTTGCCGCACGGCTCCTGGCTTGTGGCAGGACGCAGAACCTACATCGATGCCGCGACAAAATTGTTCAAGAGTATGGATATCATTGAAGACGAGTTCCCGTACTATTTCTACGACTTCAATGCCAAGCTCACACGCGACTTTGCGAACGGTGACAGACTTTCGCCGTCCGGATATTGGGGCGATGACATTCTGCAATTGTCTTCCGCGACGGGTGACCGGCTTAGACTGAAGTGGGGAAACCGCACGTTCAGTCTGCCCTATGTCCATATTTTCTCACCCAAGCTCTATTCGCACACGACCGTTGCCGGAAGCAAGTTTTACGGACGGCAGCGGTTTGAGACGACGGACTCCTGGTTTGAGTGGAACAATGAAATCACAGACGTCACTGCCGAGACCGACTTTACCTATTACGCGAATGCGCGCAACACCTTGGATTTCGGTGCCGAGGCGAAGTTCTTCGATTCGTTTCTGGAGGGAGTTTCATCGGATTATCTTGTCGGACATAACGACTACAAGGGAAATCTGTTGTCCGTTTATGTTTCCGACGACTACCGACTGACGGACAAGTGGACCATCAGCCCCGGGCTCAGGCTGGAGCATTACAGCATTAACAATTCAGAAGAACTGACTCCGCGATTGGCTGCGCGCCGTGATTTGGCTCCCGGAATGTACGTCAGCGGAGCATGGGGACTTTACACTCAATACTTGCAGCAGATGCGCGTGGGTGAGGACTTCGCCTCGCTGTTTGACTCGTACGTACCGTTGTCCGAGAGGTTCGGTATCGCGCGTGGACAGCAGTTCGCCGTGTCATTTGTCGATGACAGTCTGGGACGGTTCAAAGTATCGGGCGGCGCGTACTACAAGAATTTTCAGAATATCGCGCAGCTTGATTTGTTCAATGCCAAGGACGACGGAGACACCGATTTGGAGGACTATGTCCGAATGGGCAAAGGATATGCTTACGGTATGGACTTCACAATCGGAGGGTCCTTTGGAGCGTACGACATGAGTTGGGGATATGGCTGGGGACGCTCGCGGAGAATCTATGAGAGCTTCAGCAGCTTTGAGCCCATTGACAACGGTCTCTCGTTTCCTGCATTCTTTGACCGCCAGCACAATACGAATATCTTCATGAGCAGAAAGGTGCGCAACCGCGGAAGTCTGGAAGCGCGTTTGAACTACCAGTCCGGACTGCCTTACACTAAGCCTGAAGGCGCCTACAGCCCCGGATTAGAATTGCCGCCGCATTACTTCTTGCAAGGCAGAACCAACGGTGAGAGGTTTGACGCATATGTGAGAGTGGACGTGGCATATCGACTGAAGTATGAGTGGAACTGGTGCACGTTTATGCCCTACATTGAGATTATCAATGTTCTGGGGCGGAAGAACCCGCTCACGCTGTCACCGGACTTCACGACAAATCCGGTCGGAATCGAGAAAAACGGCCAGTTGCCGTTTCTGCCCACATTCGGCTTTACAGCGGAGTTCTAA
- a CDS encoding T9SS type A sorting domain-containing protein, with the protein MERRIFLALLIVCSVAAVAVAKSAKDLIVGPVATTAFEQVLAGSIERVPGGTLDDEGGTPNSTWARAGGTWYDYQTNGTHGKQIAVDAQGNVHVVWTNGEQDGSAERHIYYNCWPSGIDSFIFNGGVRVDAGTRAGFCNVVAAPNGFGFPGFHEIIGALPHATASIDFLNCSGAFTGFEVPYPAGEPQIIWPHIDQDRHGKIHMVATESGGAGAEYYARGVPIYDSGFGLEIDWEQSFQTPWEEATFITIDVACSRISDKVAVAWIADPVDPAGFVDDENIMLKISNDGGLTWGETIPVTNIPAVDTTCFGNGGTYEECVGDTFRPWLDLSIILDDEDNVHIAFTAQAYFAIDETGANGPFGFVYATLWHWGEDRQEFNLINHAYFANDSVALGVNNLMCHRPSLAIDTTNDYLYCSFQQFDQHAFSDAGYPMGEFYMSVSTDNGQTWAVPTNVSNTPGEPNQPTGNDPSERDITTAKYVTDGIIHTLYLHDYAAGSAVASSGPEGPTSNNDMIYMRIPVGDIPTTPLQEIWAFRSDSTGFPNIGAIGDERAEVPQGFMLHQNYPNPFNPTTNIQFDLAKSGNVSLTVFDVTGREVAALLDGESLGAGVHTVSFDGAGLASGVYFSKLEMGGTSMTRKMVLLK; encoded by the coding sequence ATGGAGCGACGAATCTTTTTGGCATTGTTGATTGTTTGTTCAGTAGCTGCGGTTGCCGTGGCAAAAAGCGCGAAGGACCTCATCGTCGGCCCTGTTGCGACAACGGCCTTTGAACAGGTCCTGGCAGGTTCCATTGAACGCGTTCCGGGAGGTACGCTGGATGATGAAGGCGGGACGCCGAACTCGACATGGGCGCGAGCGGGCGGAACGTGGTATGACTATCAAACGAACGGAACACATGGCAAGCAAATTGCCGTCGATGCACAAGGGAATGTGCACGTCGTTTGGACGAATGGAGAGCAGGACGGCTCGGCGGAGCGGCACATCTATTACAACTGCTGGCCGTCCGGCATTGACAGCTTCATTTTTAACGGCGGAGTCCGCGTGGACGCCGGAACGCGCGCGGGCTTCTGTAATGTTGTCGCGGCGCCGAACGGGTTTGGATTTCCGGGTTTTCATGAAATCATTGGAGCGCTGCCGCATGCCACGGCATCCATAGACTTCCTCAACTGCAGTGGCGCATTTACCGGTTTTGAGGTACCATATCCGGCGGGTGAGCCGCAGATTATCTGGCCGCATATTGATCAGGACCGCCACGGCAAGATTCACATGGTGGCCACTGAGAGCGGCGGCGCAGGCGCAGAGTATTACGCGCGCGGCGTGCCCATTTACGACAGTGGATTCGGTCTGGAGATTGATTGGGAGCAGTCGTTCCAGACGCCGTGGGAAGAGGCAACGTTCATTACGATTGATGTGGCGTGCTCGCGGATTTCAGACAAGGTGGCGGTGGCGTGGATTGCCGATCCAGTCGACCCGGCGGGATTCGTGGATGACGAGAACATCATGCTCAAAATCTCCAACGACGGTGGCTTGACGTGGGGAGAGACGATTCCCGTGACAAACATTCCGGCGGTGGACACGACATGCTTCGGGAACGGCGGCACCTATGAAGAGTGTGTCGGTGACACGTTCCGTCCGTGGCTTGATTTGTCCATTATTCTCGATGACGAAGACAATGTGCATATTGCCTTCACGGCGCAAGCGTATTTTGCGATTGACGAAACGGGCGCCAACGGACCGTTCGGCTTTGTGTATGCGACTCTGTGGCACTGGGGCGAGGACAGACAGGAGTTCAACCTTATCAATCATGCCTATTTTGCCAATGATTCCGTGGCTTTGGGTGTGAACAATTTGATGTGCCATCGTCCGAGTCTGGCCATTGACACGACGAACGATTATCTATACTGTTCGTTCCAGCAATTCGACCAGCATGCTTTCAGCGATGCAGGCTATCCGATGGGCGAATTTTACATGAGTGTCTCGACGGATAACGGGCAGACATGGGCGGTGCCAACGAATGTCAGCAACACACCGGGAGAACCTAACCAACCGACGGGCAATGATCCGAGCGAGCGGGATATTACGACGGCGAAGTACGTGACGGACGGGATTATTCACACGCTGTATTTGCATGACTACGCTGCGGGCAGCGCGGTGGCTTCGAGTGGTCCTGAAGGTCCGACAAGTAACAATGACATGATTTACATGCGGATTCCAGTGGGCGATATTCCGACGACTCCGCTGCAGGAGATTTGGGCATTCCGTTCAGACTCGACAGGCTTCCCGAATATTGGTGCCATTGGTGATGAGCGCGCCGAGGTGCCGCAGGGATTCATGCTGCATCAGAATTATCCGAATCCATTTAATCCGACTACAAACATCCAATTTGATTTGGCGAAATCCGGCAACGTCAGTTTGACGGTGTTTGACGTAACGGGCCGCGAAGTGGCGGCGTTATTGGATGGTGAATCGCTTGGTGCTGGAGTTCACACGGTGAGTTTCGACGGCGCCGGCCTGGCGAGCGGAGTATATTTCTCGAAACTCGAAATGGGCGGAACTTCAATGACGCGGAAGATGGTACTTCTTAAATAG
- a CDS encoding carboxypeptidase M32 has product MAADIRKTYAELETHFKQYSTLSGISGVLGWDMQVNMPPKGAPKRADQIAMISGLAHERLTSPKVGEMIAALKNANGELNEAERANVREMARDYERATKVPQELVEELSRQESLAHEVWGRAREKADFAMFAPELEKLVKLSKQLADAYGWQGTPLNALIEGFEPGATVDSLTRLFDEVKAVTVPLAEKVISSPVKAKFEFEKNRFAAEKQKAFGETLIEKIGFDKQAGRLDTSIHPFCSGGLGDVRLTTRYNEHAPQQAIFGIIHEMGHGLYEQGVAPETYGTPLSEALSYGLHESQSRMWENYIGRSLPFWKQFYPVLLQQFAKELDGMSVEDWVLAVNHVERSLVRVEADELTYDLHIILRFEIERDLFAGVISVSDLPKVWNKKVETYLGVTPPDDGKQGVMQDVHWSSGAFGYFPSYSVGNIAAGQLWKKMNQDMPAMNKQIETGNFAEILEWLRTHVHRLGRRYSRDELLIKATGKPLGTDGYLNYLTEKFGSLYQL; this is encoded by the coding sequence ATGGCAGCAGATATCAGAAAGACTTATGCCGAGCTTGAGACGCACTTCAAGCAGTATTCAACCCTGTCCGGCATCAGCGGAGTGCTGGGTTGGGACATGCAGGTGAACATGCCGCCGAAGGGAGCGCCGAAGCGGGCAGACCAGATTGCCATGATCAGCGGTCTGGCACATGAACGGTTGACGTCGCCGAAAGTCGGCGAAATGATTGCCGCTTTGAAGAATGCAAACGGTGAGCTTAACGAAGCGGAACGAGCCAATGTGCGGGAGATGGCAAGGGATTATGAGCGTGCGACCAAAGTGCCGCAGGAACTTGTTGAGGAACTTTCCCGGCAGGAATCGCTCGCGCACGAAGTCTGGGGACGGGCGCGCGAAAAAGCGGACTTTGCCATGTTCGCACCTGAGCTCGAGAAGCTCGTGAAACTTAGCAAGCAGCTTGCCGACGCATATGGCTGGCAGGGGACGCCGCTGAATGCTCTGATTGAAGGGTTTGAGCCGGGAGCGACGGTGGATTCGCTGACCAGACTGTTCGATGAAGTAAAGGCGGTGACGGTGCCGCTGGCTGAAAAGGTCATTTCTTCACCAGTGAAGGCGAAGTTTGAGTTTGAGAAGAACCGCTTTGCCGCCGAGAAGCAGAAAGCTTTCGGAGAAACACTGATTGAGAAAATCGGTTTTGACAAACAGGCAGGACGACTTGACACCTCAATTCATCCGTTTTGCTCGGGCGGATTGGGAGATGTAAGGCTCACGACCCGCTATAACGAGCACGCTCCACAGCAGGCGATATTCGGAATCATTCACGAAATGGGGCACGGATTGTATGAACAGGGAGTCGCACCGGAGACTTACGGCACTCCGCTGTCTGAAGCGCTGAGCTACGGCCTGCATGAATCCCAGAGCAGAATGTGGGAGAACTACATCGGCCGCAGTCTTCCGTTCTGGAAGCAATTCTATCCCGTTTTGCTGCAGCAGTTTGCCAAAGAGCTTGACGGCATGTCGGTAGAAGACTGGGTGCTTGCCGTGAATCACGTCGAGCGGAGTCTTGTGCGGGTTGAAGCGGACGAGCTCACATACGACTTACATATTATTCTTAGATTCGAAATTGAGCGCGACTTGTTCGCTGGAGTCATTTCGGTTTCAGACTTGCCAAAGGTTTGGAACAAAAAGGTTGAGACTTATCTCGGCGTAACGCCGCCGGACGATGGAAAGCAGGGTGTAATGCAGGACGTGCATTGGAGCAGCGGAGCTTTCGGCTACTTCCCGTCCTACAGCGTGGGGAATATTGCGGCGGGGCAGCTCTGGAAGAAGATGAATCAGGACATGCCGGCGATGAACAAGCAGATTGAAACGGGGAATTTCGCCGAGATTCTCGAATGGCTGCGAACCCATGTGCACCGGCTGGGAAGAAGATATTCAAGAGACGAGCTGCTCATCAAGGCCACGGGCAAACCGCTCGGGACGGACGGCTATCTCAACTATTTGACTGAGAAGTTCGGTTCTCTTTATCAACTTTAA
- a CDS encoding DUF4249 family protein codes for MKYISYILLTLFSTILFSACDDEAPSVYEEKIVVDGFMWIGQRMEIRLTHTVPTTDPYYADSVKVTGANVFVTVDGVTHALTEANSGEPGSYAAADSVQVVTTGKRYDLLVALDGDTLRAYSTAVAPIELTETVLVDVNGVITDSAPDTLEYGGDELRLSWTTDPANFGYAILTESLEEGKFGEECDFGDDNGPGTYLSIWSTRFINSQDIPWLNFCYSGPTQFRVFSCDSMWWNYVSTILIGDFRNDPVSNISGGLGVFCAVDCDTFQIMVTDTLED; via the coding sequence ATGAAATACATTTCGTACATCCTGCTGACTCTGTTCAGCACCATCCTGTTTTCGGCGTGTGACGATGAAGCTCCATCTGTCTACGAAGAGAAAATTGTCGTTGACGGTTTCATGTGGATCGGGCAGAGAATGGAAATTCGACTGACTCACACTGTGCCGACGACTGACCCTTACTATGCGGATTCGGTCAAGGTGACCGGAGCGAACGTGTTTGTGACGGTCGATGGCGTGACGCACGCACTGACTGAAGCAAATTCGGGGGAGCCGGGTTCCTATGCGGCGGCGGACTCGGTGCAAGTTGTCACGACAGGCAAGCGGTATGACTTGCTCGTGGCGCTTGACGGTGACACTCTGCGCGCCTATTCAACCGCAGTGGCACCGATTGAACTGACGGAAACCGTGCTGGTCGATGTTAATGGTGTGATAACCGATTCGGCACCCGACACGCTCGAATACGGCGGGGATGAGCTGAGGCTCAGTTGGACGACAGATCCGGCGAATTTCGGATATGCGATTCTGACGGAAAGTCTGGAAGAAGGGAAATTTGGTGAAGAGTGTGACTTTGGTGATGACAACGGACCGGGAACGTATTTGTCCATTTGGAGCACGCGGTTCATCAACTCGCAGGACATTCCATGGCTGAACTTCTGTTACTCCGGTCCGACGCAGTTCAGAGTATTTTCGTGTGATTCAATGTGGTGGAACTACGTTTCGACCATCTTAATCGGTGATTTCCGCAACGACCCGGTCTCCAATATCAGCGGCGGCCTCGGAGTCTTTTGTGCTGTGGATTGCGACACCTTTCAAATCATGGTGACCGACACACTGGAAGATTAG